In a genomic window of Micromonospora cremea:
- a CDS encoding transposase, with protein MISPSRADSRTRFVSCCSSPPSPVSFSPSPRARSTSIAINCSSVTAPTGPAAGSCPEVISVVIWRLSLDRSISRYLYSPADGRLLQVLTDKATLAGITLRLVNERGTSSTCPACQRRVPKPRGRTLSCPHCRFSGHRDLVAAATIATRIPGGGPTTPTAVVLPEVLTHRRAGRHLPGAGRSRRDPRRPRAARGSVGPRRPAPPSGGESLAHKARIHNQPPDTRCTFVETALDPI; from the coding sequence GTGATCTCACCGTCCAGGGCCGATTCGAGGACCCGCTTCGTGAGCTGCTGCAGCAGCCCACCCTCACCGGTCAGCTTCAGCCCTTCACCACGAGCCCGATCGACCAGCATCGCAATCAACTGCTCATCCGTGACCGCACCCACCGGCCCCGCGGCCGGCTCCTGCCCAGAGGTGATCTCGGTCGTCATCTGGCGTCTCTCCCTTGATCGGTCGATCAGCCGTTATTTGTACAGTCCCGCAGATGGCCGGCTCTTGCAGGTCCTCACCGACAAGGCCACCCTGGCCGGCATCACGCTGCGCCTGGTGAACGAACGTGGCACGTCCTCGACCTGCCCTGCCTGCCAGCGGCGGGTACCCAAACCCCGTGGGCGGACCCTGTCCTGCCCGCACTGCCGGTTTTCCGGGCACCGTGACCTGGTCGCGGCTGCCACCATCGCCACCCGCATCCCGGGCGGCGGACCCACCACCCCGACAGCCGTTGTGCTGCCGGAGGTGCTCACGCACCGTCGAGCCGGACGGCACCTTCCCGGTGCCGGCCGGTCCCGACGTGACCCCCGCCGCCCACGAGCGGCGCGAGGATCAGTTGGCCCGCGCAGGCCCGCCCCACCATCCGGAGGGGAGTCGCTCGCCCACAAGGCGAGGATCCACAACCAACCACCGGACACCCGGTGCACCTTCGTGGAAACCGCACTAGATCCGATCTAG
- a CDS encoding IS256 family transposase has translation MLVDRARGEGLKLTGEGGLLQQLTKRVLESALDGEITDHVGYDKHDPAGRGSGNTRNGSRTKTVLTDVGPVEVRVPRDAAGTFEPQIVRKRQRRLTGVDDMVLSLSAKGLTHGEIAAHLAEVYGADVSKQTISTITDKVMDGMAEWQNRPLDRVYPVVFIDAINVKIRDGQVANRPIYLAMAVTVDGHRDILGIWAGDGGEGAKHWLHVLTELKNRGVADVLMLVCDGLKGLPEAVETVWPRTIVQTCVVHLLRNSFRYAARQDWDKIAKALKPVYTAPTEDAATERFLEFADAWGKKYPAIVKLWENAWAEFVPFLAFDVEIRKVICSTNAIESVNARIRKAVRARGHFPNEQAALKCVYMALMSLDPTGAGRRRWTMRWKAPLNVFQIAFEGRLTLANH, from the coding sequence ATGCTGGTCGATCGGGCTCGTGGTGAAGGGCTGAAGCTGACCGGTGAGGGTGGGCTGCTGCAGCAGCTCACGAAGCGGGTCCTCGAATCGGCCCTGGACGGTGAGATCACCGACCACGTCGGCTATGACAAGCACGATCCTGCCGGTCGGGGCAGCGGGAACACTCGTAACGGCAGCCGGACCAAGACCGTGCTCACCGACGTCGGGCCGGTCGAGGTTCGGGTCCCTCGCGACGCTGCGGGGACGTTCGAGCCGCAGATCGTGCGCAAGCGGCAGCGGCGCCTGACCGGGGTCGACGACATGGTCCTGTCGTTGTCGGCGAAAGGGCTGACGCACGGGGAGATCGCGGCGCACCTGGCCGAGGTGTATGGCGCCGACGTGTCGAAGCAGACCATCTCCACGATCACGGACAAGGTGATGGACGGGATGGCTGAGTGGCAGAACCGGCCCCTCGACCGCGTCTACCCAGTCGTGTTCATCGATGCTATTAACGTCAAGATCAGGGATGGTCAGGTCGCGAACCGGCCGATCTACCTGGCCATGGCGGTCACCGTCGACGGCCACCGCGACATCCTCGGCATCTGGGCCGGCGACGGCGGCGAGGGCGCCAAGCACTGGCTGCACGTGCTGACCGAGCTGAAGAACCGAGGCGTGGCCGACGTGCTCATGCTCGTCTGCGACGGACTCAAAGGCTTGCCGGAGGCGGTGGAGACGGTCTGGCCCCGCACCATCGTCCAGACCTGTGTGGTGCATCTGCTGCGTAACTCGTTCCGGTATGCGGCCCGGCAGGACTGGGACAAGATCGCCAAGGCGCTCAAGCCGGTCTACACCGCGCCGACCGAGGACGCCGCCACCGAACGGTTCCTCGAGTTCGCCGACGCCTGGGGCAAGAAGTACCCGGCGATCGTGAAGCTGTGGGAGAACGCCTGGGCAGAGTTCGTGCCCTTCCTCGCCTTCGACGTGGAGATCCGCAAGGTCATCTGCAGCACGAACGCGATCGAGAGCGTCAACGCCCGTATCCGCAAGGCCGTCCGCGCCCGCGGGCACTTTCCCAACGAGCAGGCCGCGCTGAAGTGCGTGTACATGGCGTTGATGAGCCTCGACCCGACCGGCGCCGGACGCCGGCGGTGGACCATGCGCTGGAAAGCACCCCTGAACGTCTTCCAGATTGCCTTCGAGGGCCGGCTCACCCTGGCCAACCACTGA
- a CDS encoding IS630 family transposase: MARTGRPTAPLVLTDEERTTLTRWSRRAKSSQVLAMRSRIILACAEGTSNTDVATALDVHLSTVGKWRRRFLVERLDGLIDEQRPGRPPSIALDKVEEVVVATLEQTPRNATHWSRTSMAAKSGLSKSTIGRIWRDFGLKPHRADTFKLSTDPQFIEKVVDVVGLYHHPPERAVVLCVDEKSQIQALNRSQPVLPMMPGMPERRTHDYHRNGITSLFAAFDIADGTVISELHRQHRAIEFKKFLITIDKTVPADLDVHLVCDNYGTHKTPAVRAWLAKHPRFHMHFTPTGSSWINQVERWFGFLTDQKIRRGTHKSVQALEADIRSWITDWNNDPRPFIWTKTAEEILESLARFCRRISGAGGSVKLTADLGC; encoded by the coding sequence ATGGCACGGACCGGGCGCCCTACCGCGCCGCTGGTGTTGACCGACGAGGAACGCACGACGCTGACCCGCTGGTCGCGTCGGGCGAAGTCTTCGCAGGTTCTCGCGATGCGGTCACGGATCATCCTGGCGTGCGCCGAAGGCACCTCGAACACTGATGTGGCAACGGCTCTGGATGTTCATCTGTCCACTGTGGGTAAATGGCGGCGTCGGTTCCTGGTCGAACGCCTCGACGGGTTGATCGATGAACAGCGTCCCGGCCGGCCCCCGTCAATCGCCTTGGACAAGGTCGAAGAGGTGGTCGTCGCCACCCTTGAGCAGACACCGCGTAACGCCACGCACTGGTCCCGAACCTCAATGGCCGCGAAGTCTGGGCTGTCGAAGTCGACGATCGGCCGGATCTGGCGAGACTTCGGCCTCAAGCCGCACCGGGCCGACACGTTCAAGCTGTCCACCGACCCGCAGTTCATCGAAAAAGTCGTTGACGTCGTCGGGCTCTATCACCACCCGCCCGAACGGGCCGTCGTGCTCTGTGTGGACGAGAAATCCCAGATCCAGGCACTCAACCGCTCGCAACCGGTCCTGCCGATGATGCCGGGCATGCCCGAACGGCGAACCCACGACTACCACCGCAACGGCATCACCAGCCTGTTCGCCGCGTTCGACATCGCCGACGGCACCGTCATCAGCGAACTGCACCGCCAGCACCGCGCGATCGAGTTCAAGAAATTCCTGATCACCATCGACAAGACCGTCCCGGCCGACCTCGACGTGCACCTCGTCTGCGACAACTACGGCACCCACAAAACCCCCGCCGTCAGGGCCTGGCTCGCGAAACACCCACGCTTCCACATGCACTTCACCCCGACCGGCTCGTCCTGGATCAACCAGGTCGAACGCTGGTTCGGTTTCCTCACCGACCAGAAGATCCGCCGCGGCACCCACAAGAGCGTCCAAGCACTCGAAGCCGACATCCGCTCCTGGATCACCGACTGGAACAACGATCCGCGACCGTTCATCTGGACCAAGACCGCAGAAGAGATCCTCGAATCACTCGCCCGATTTTGTAGGCGGATTTCCGGCGCAGGAGGGAGTGTCAAGTTAACGGCTGATCTTGGTTGTTGA
- a CDS encoding GNAT family N-acetyltransferase, translating to MEQVRIEPWHEDDLDLLRQLNSPDTRKHTGGPETDEQVLARHDRYVHFAEGGEGCMFTLVLPDGARAGSVGYWAREWREEPVYEMGWAVLPAYRGQGLATAAVRAVVDVARARRTRRYAHAYPSVDNPASNAVCRKAGFTLLGETGFEYPPGQMMRANDWQLDLTAPPAEG from the coding sequence ATGGAACAGGTACGCATCGAGCCGTGGCACGAGGACGACCTCGACCTGCTGCGGCAGCTCAACTCACCGGATACGCGTAAGCACACCGGCGGCCCGGAGACCGACGAGCAGGTGCTCGCCCGGCACGACCGCTACGTGCACTTCGCCGAGGGCGGCGAGGGCTGCATGTTCACTCTGGTGCTGCCGGACGGCGCGCGGGCGGGCAGCGTCGGCTACTGGGCTCGGGAGTGGCGCGAGGAGCCGGTGTACGAGATGGGCTGGGCGGTGCTGCCGGCGTACCGGGGGCAGGGGCTGGCCACCGCCGCGGTGCGCGCGGTCGTCGACGTGGCCCGCGCCCGGCGGACCCGCCGCTACGCGCACGCCTACCCCTCGGTCGACAACCCGGCCTCGAACGCGGTCTGCCGCAAGGCCGGCTTCACGCTGCTGGGCGAGACGGGTTTCGAGTACCCGCCGGGGCAGATGATGCGGGCGAACGACTGGCAGCTTGACCTGACCGCCCCACCGGCGGAGGGCTGA
- a CDS encoding aldo/keto reductase — MRYRTIGTDPATRREVSVLSLGAMLFGSATDEATSYAILDRYVEAGGTFIDTSDNYAFWVDGSQGGQSEELLGRWRRSRGVGAEIVIATKLGARPLAPGTSYLDNAEGLSAKVIRESAERSRDRLGVQRLDLLYAHIEDRTVPLAETVEGFAELVAEGTVGLLGASNHRAWRVERARALAAAAGLPGYEVLQYHRSYLPNRTDLASALDPDGEPGGVSGDLLSYLRAEPELTLVAYSPLLKGAFTRADKPLSAAYDLPSAPRRLAALREVAGETGATVNQVVLAWLLGGDLPSIPLVGASSVAQLEESLAAVDLELTAEQRHRLDTTW, encoded by the coding sequence ATGCGGTACCGCACGATCGGCACCGACCCGGCGACCCGGCGCGAGGTCAGCGTGCTCAGCCTCGGCGCGATGCTGTTCGGCAGCGCCACCGACGAGGCCACCTCGTACGCGATCCTCGACCGGTACGTCGAGGCCGGCGGCACCTTCATCGACACGTCGGACAACTACGCGTTCTGGGTGGACGGCAGCCAGGGCGGGCAGAGCGAGGAGCTGCTCGGCCGGTGGCGGCGCAGCCGGGGCGTCGGCGCCGAGATCGTCATCGCCACCAAGCTGGGCGCCCGCCCGCTGGCCCCGGGGACCAGCTACCTGGACAACGCCGAGGGCCTGTCCGCCAAGGTGATCCGCGAGTCGGCGGAGCGCAGCCGGGACCGGCTCGGCGTGCAGCGGCTGGACCTGCTCTACGCGCACATCGAGGACCGCACGGTGCCGCTGGCGGAGACCGTGGAAGGCTTCGCCGAGCTGGTCGCCGAGGGGACGGTGGGCCTGCTGGGGGCGAGCAACCACCGGGCCTGGCGGGTCGAGCGGGCCCGCGCGCTGGCCGCCGCCGCCGGCCTGCCGGGGTACGAGGTGCTCCAGTACCACCGCAGCTACCTGCCGAACCGGACCGACCTGGCCAGCGCGCTGGACCCGGACGGCGAGCCGGGCGGCGTCAGCGGCGACCTGCTCAGCTACCTGCGCGCCGAGCCGGAGCTGACCCTGGTGGCGTACTCGCCGCTGCTCAAGGGTGCCTTCACCCGGGCGGACAAGCCGCTCAGCGCGGCGTACGACCTGCCGAGCGCGCCGCGCCGGCTGGCCGCGCTGCGCGAGGTGGCCGGTGAGACCGGTGCGACGGTCAACCAGGTGGTGCTCGCCTGGTTGCTGGGCGGCGACCTGCCGTCGATCCCGCTGGTGGGCGCCTCCTCGGTCGCCCAACTGGAGGAGAGCCTGGCGGCGGTGGACCTGGAGTTGACCGCCGAGCAGCGGCACCGCCTCGACACCACCTGGTGA
- a CDS encoding SDR family oxidoreductase has protein sequence MTNTIALITGANKGIGLATAEQLGARGMTVLVGARDAERGRAAQDKLRAGSADARFVPLDVTDAESVEAAAKLVEQEYGRLDVLVNNAGIALGDGARALPSDTTVATLRRVYETNVFGVVAVTNALLPLLRRAPAARIVNVSSEVGSIAVMTDPAGALFALTSVPYPSSKSALNMLTAMYAKELRDTPIKVNAANPGYCATDLNGNNGFRTPEQGAEVSVHLATLPADGPSGLLWGFQMDAGGGYGVLPW, from the coding sequence ATGACAAACACGATCGCCCTGATCACCGGGGCCAACAAGGGAATCGGACTGGCCACCGCCGAACAGCTCGGCGCGCGGGGCATGACGGTGCTGGTGGGCGCCCGCGACGCCGAGCGGGGCCGGGCAGCGCAGGACAAGCTGCGCGCCGGCAGCGCGGACGCCCGGTTCGTGCCGCTGGACGTCACCGACGCCGAATCGGTGGAGGCCGCCGCGAAGCTGGTCGAGCAGGAGTACGGCCGGCTGGACGTGCTGGTCAACAACGCCGGCATCGCGCTCGGCGACGGCGCGCGGGCGCTGCCCAGCGACACCACCGTGGCGACGCTGCGCCGGGTGTACGAGACGAACGTGTTCGGGGTGGTGGCGGTGACCAACGCGCTGCTGCCGCTGCTGCGCCGCGCGCCAGCGGCCCGGATCGTCAACGTCTCCAGCGAAGTCGGCTCGATCGCCGTGATGACCGACCCGGCCGGCGCGCTGTTCGCGTTGACCTCGGTGCCGTACCCGTCGTCGAAGTCGGCGCTGAACATGCTCACCGCGATGTACGCCAAGGAGCTGCGGGACACCCCGATCAAGGTAAACGCGGCCAACCCCGGCTACTGCGCCACCGACCTCAACGGCAACAACGGCTTCCGCACCCCCGAGCAGGGCGCCGAGGTGAGCGTGCACCTGGCGACACTGCCGGCGGACGGACCGAGCGGGCTGCTCTGGGGCTTCCAGATGGACGCCGGCGGCGGATACGGGGTGCTGCCCTGGTGA
- a CDS encoding helix-turn-helix transcriptional regulator, translating into MTSSGLRRDELAAFLRARRARLRPAEVGLPEGERRRIPGLRRQEVAQLAGMSIDYYIRLEQGRGPHPSRQVLAAMARALLLSRDEREYLFRIAGENPLPAGGPSREVTPGLRHLIDAMTETPAYLVDAAYQVLAWNRLATYFMGDLSAVPDADRNMIRWTFRRPVTDSHWSDAETICFVRSTVADLRAAYGRYPADPAIRELVTELLGTSPRFARLWAEHDVEERRPIVKRVPHPELGSLEFECRVLHVPETDQRMIVYVAEPGSPTQAVFRRLAERVAP; encoded by the coding sequence ATGACGAGCAGCGGCCTGCGCCGTGACGAACTGGCGGCGTTCCTGCGCGCCCGCCGCGCCCGGCTGCGCCCCGCCGAGGTCGGGCTCCCCGAGGGCGAACGCCGACGCATCCCCGGGCTGCGCCGGCAGGAGGTGGCCCAGCTCGCCGGGATGTCGATCGACTACTACATCCGGCTGGAGCAGGGCCGCGGGCCGCACCCGTCGCGGCAGGTGCTCGCCGCGATGGCCCGGGCGCTGCTGCTCAGCCGGGACGAGCGCGAGTATCTGTTCCGGATCGCCGGGGAGAATCCGCTGCCGGCCGGCGGGCCGAGCCGGGAGGTGACCCCGGGGCTGCGGCACCTGATCGACGCGATGACCGAGACTCCGGCGTACCTCGTCGACGCCGCGTATCAGGTGCTGGCCTGGAACCGGCTGGCCACGTACTTCATGGGCGACCTCTCGGCCGTGCCGGACGCGGACCGCAACATGATCCGCTGGACCTTCCGGCGTCCGGTGACCGACAGCCACTGGAGCGACGCCGAGACCATCTGCTTCGTGCGCAGCACCGTGGCGGACCTGCGGGCCGCCTACGGCCGTTACCCGGCCGACCCGGCGATCCGCGAGCTGGTTACCGAGCTGCTCGGCACCTCGCCCCGGTTCGCTCGGCTCTGGGCGGAGCACGATGTCGAGGAGCGCCGCCCCATCGTCAAGCGGGTGCCGCACCCGGAGTTGGGGTCGTTGGAGTTCGAGTGCCGGGTGCTGCACGTGCCGGAGACCGACCAGCGGATGATCGTCTACGTCGCCGAGCCCGGCTCGCCCACTCAGGCGGTGTTCCGCCGGCTCGCCGAGCGCGTCGCGCCCTGA
- a CDS encoding ArsR/SmtB family transcription factor, with protein MVAHLDGPSLARLRLAISPAWEVTSWLRAALSRFGHPVHGDPGPAARAALRHPDVALVAELVTPPGRVGYTPDLLTPKPPRGPLDAIFEQQLAAMAATPANEVATQVNERFPTDATPTRVRAAVEDGTLARRVTDGLRHFWQTALAEQWPAVRATLEAELAVRATAMATAGVGSMLNGLHPKVGWTGRSLTIDSSYRITTALTGAELVLAPSALAWPQVSTQLCDEGNAVLVYPIGAGPADQRRAGRLGDLVGASRAAILADLDVPRSTGQLSARHQLAPATVSYHLGVLLRSGLVVRTRERHSVLYRRSDHGDELVGCRAGQGATRSASRRNTA; from the coding sequence ATGGTCGCGCATCTGGACGGCCCGAGCCTCGCCCGGCTCCGGTTGGCGATCTCGCCGGCCTGGGAGGTGACGTCCTGGCTGCGGGCCGCCCTCTCGCGGTTCGGGCATCCGGTGCACGGCGATCCCGGTCCGGCCGCCCGCGCCGCGCTGCGGCACCCCGACGTGGCCCTGGTCGCGGAGCTGGTGACCCCGCCCGGCCGAGTCGGCTACACGCCGGACCTGCTCACGCCGAAACCGCCGCGGGGCCCGCTCGACGCGATCTTCGAGCAGCAGTTGGCGGCCATGGCGGCGACCCCGGCCAACGAGGTGGCGACGCAGGTGAACGAGCGGTTCCCGACGGACGCGACGCCGACGCGGGTCCGCGCGGCGGTCGAGGACGGCACCCTCGCCCGGCGGGTCACCGACGGGCTGCGGCACTTCTGGCAGACCGCGCTCGCCGAGCAGTGGCCGGCGGTGCGGGCCACGCTGGAGGCCGAACTGGCCGTGCGGGCCACCGCGATGGCCACCGCCGGGGTGGGCAGCATGCTGAACGGCCTGCACCCGAAGGTCGGCTGGACCGGCAGGTCGCTGACCATCGACAGCTCGTACCGGATCACCACGGCGCTGACCGGCGCGGAGCTGGTGCTCGCGCCGTCGGCGCTGGCCTGGCCCCAGGTGTCCACCCAGCTCTGCGACGAGGGCAACGCCGTGCTGGTCTACCCGATCGGCGCCGGGCCGGCGGACCAGCGCCGGGCGGGCCGGCTCGGTGACCTGGTCGGTGCGAGCCGCGCGGCGATCCTGGCGGACCTGGACGTGCCCCGCTCCACCGGGCAGCTCAGCGCGCGGCACCAGTTGGCCCCGGCCACCGTCTCCTACCACCTGGGAGTGCTGCTGCGCTCCGGCCTGGTGGTGCGCACCCGCGAGCGGCACAGCGTGCTCTACCGGCGGTCCGACCACGGGGACGAGCTGGTCGGCTGCCGGGCAGGTCAGGGCGCGACGCGCTCGGCGAGCCGGCGGAACACCGCCTGA